The following proteins are encoded in a genomic region of Sander lucioperca isolate FBNREF2018 chromosome 23, SLUC_FBN_1.2, whole genome shotgun sequence:
- the mrpl15 gene encoding 39S ribosomal protein L15, mitochondrial: MSFPKKPGGKALDVLQNLPRITLANLRPEPGARKTEKRRGRGQHGGNRSGRGHKGERQRGNRPRLGFEGGQTPFYLAIPKYGYNEGHSRRPQYQPLSLKRLQYLIDLGRVDPTQPIDLTQLVNARGVTIQPLKRDYGVQLVDEGADIFASKINIEVQRASEGAVAAIERNGGVITTGFYDPISLGILIKPVPFFLRGQPIPKRMLPGEDMVPYYTDAENRGYLADPEKIQQARLALAKKYGYILPDISKDELYHMLAMRKDVRQIFFGLAPGWVVSMPEKKILKTTDEKLLKYYSS; encoded by the exons ATGTCTTTCCCCAAAAAACCTGGTGGTAAAGCATTAGATGTTTTACAGAATCTTCCGCGGATAACTTTAGCAAACTTGCGGCCTGAACCAGGAGCCAGAAAAACG GAGAAACGGCGGGGCAGAGGACAGCATGGTGGCAACAGAAGCGGCCGAGGACATAAAGGAGAGCGACAGAGAGGCAACCGGCCTCGGCTGGGATTTGAAGGGGGCCAGACACCGTTTTATCTGGCCATCCCAAAATATGGCTACAATGAAGGACACAG TCGGCGTCCTCAGTATCAGCCTCTGTCATTGAAACGACTGCAGTACCTGATTGATCTGGGACGAGTCGACCCAACTCAGCCCATAGACCTGACCCAGCTAGTCAATGCCAGAGGAGTGACGATCCAGCCTCTGAAGAGGGACTATGGAGTTCAGCTCGTTGATGAG GGTGCTGACATTTTTGCTTCAAAAATCAACATTGAGGTTCAGAGAGCTTCTGAAGGAGCGGTAGCTGCTATTGAGAGGAATGGAGGGGTCATCACTACCGGTTTCTATGATCCTATAAGTCTTG GGATTCTCATTAAgcccgtcccgttcttcttacGTGGGCAGCCCATTCCAAAGCGAATGTTACCAGGTGAGGATATGGTCCCATATTACACAGATGCTGAAAACCGGGGTTACTTGGCAGACCCAGAGAAAATCCAGCAGGCCCGGCTAGCCCTGGCAAAGAAGTACGGATATATTTTGCCAGACATTTCAAAGGATGAACTGTATCACATGCTCGCCATGAGGAAGGATGTTCGACAGATCTTCTTTGGCCTCGCTCCAGGCTGGGTCGTTAGCATGCCGGAAAAGAAGATTCTGAAAACCACTGATGAGAAACTTCTGAAATATTATAGCTCATAA